One Curtobacterium sp. MCLR17_007 DNA window includes the following coding sequences:
- a CDS encoding MarR family transcriptional regulator: MSQGDDAIDLETSMGYLLKEASSALRTAMEAALRPLGMTVTHYSCLELLAQRPGLSNSELARGAFVTRQSMNVLLQTLERDGVVSRATRAPVGKALPTELTAQGRRDLAAATAAVRGVELRMLDGMEADEQVVATRALRSMVRALRGS, translated from the coding sequence ATGAGTCAAGGCGACGATGCGATCGACCTCGAGACGTCGATGGGGTACCTGCTGAAGGAGGCCTCGAGTGCGTTGCGTACCGCGATGGAGGCCGCACTCCGGCCGCTCGGCATGACGGTCACGCACTACTCGTGCCTGGAGCTGCTCGCGCAGCGGCCGGGCCTGTCCAACTCGGAGCTCGCGCGCGGCGCCTTCGTCACCCGGCAGTCGATGAACGTGCTGCTGCAGACGCTCGAGCGGGACGGCGTGGTCTCGCGGGCGACGCGGGCACCGGTCGGCAAGGCGCTGCCGACCGAGCTCACGGCGCAGGGCCGGCGAGACCTGGCCGCGGCGACCGCGGCGGTGCGCGGCGTGGAACTGCGGATGCTCGACGGCATGGAGGCCGACGAGCAGGTCGTGGCGACCCGGGCGCTCCGCAGCATGGTCCGGGCGCTGCGCGGCAGCTGA
- a CDS encoding VOC family protein, with protein MPVTGPDFVSLQVTDLDASQAFYEQYLGLVRSPAGPPHAVVFTTTPIAFALRDVVAGTDIAGTPQPGIGTAVWLHATGVQEIHDALVAGGHTVVADPIDGPFGRTFTFADPDGYHVTLHDRA; from the coding sequence ATGCCGGTCACCGGTCCCGACTTCGTCTCGCTGCAGGTCACCGACCTCGACGCGTCACAGGCGTTCTACGAGCAGTACCTCGGTCTCGTCCGCTCGCCGGCCGGGCCGCCCCACGCGGTCGTCTTCACGACGACGCCGATCGCATTCGCCCTGCGCGACGTCGTCGCGGGCACCGACATCGCCGGCACGCCGCAGCCGGGCATCGGCACCGCGGTCTGGCTGCACGCCACCGGGGTGCAGGAGATCCACGACGCCCTGGTCGCCGGCGGGCACACGGTCGTCGCCGACCCGATCGACGGTCCCTTCGGCCGGACGTTCACCTTCGCCGACCCGGACGGCTACCACGTCACGCTGCACGACCGCGCCTGA